A genomic region of Silurus meridionalis isolate SWU-2019-XX chromosome 7, ASM1480568v1, whole genome shotgun sequence contains the following coding sequences:
- the LOC124388563 gene encoding zinc finger and SCAN domain-containing protein 21-like has product MEMSKAERLNERVNELLAAAVQRVLEAVRDTVREYEETSVRTRRENERLRRRVHELQEQLDRDRDIAVSQITAQLRVSPPPALSGQKKPLFSRQSEDKPCFKEEPLNDGQNGSLAAEIKTETEQSDYPGVNEPVLEPVLQNSYFSCTNLQFHPSQSEADFPAALCNNNNTADTLDTFVEHFPFEDDAWRQQSRADERHVCLLCGKNFNRLANLRIHQRCHTGEKPYMCSHCGRRFSHSGNLQKHKRVHTGERPYHCPQCSKSFCQSSHLKKHQMVHTGRHVPIQRRNLEL; this is encoded by the exons ATGGAGATGTCCAAAGCGGAGCGTTTGAACGAGCGCGTGAACGAGCTTCTGGCGGCGGCGGTGCAGCGCGTGCTGGAAGCGGTGCGGGACACGGTGCGGGAGTACGAGGAGACGAGTGTGCGCACGCGGCGGGAGAACGAAAGACTGCGGCGGAGGGTGCACGAGCTGCAGGAGCAGCTGGACAGAGACAGGGACATCGCAG TTTCGCAGATCACAGCTCAGCTTAGAGTTTCTCCTCCTCCCGCGCTGTCCGGACAGAAGAAACCGTTGTTCAGCCGTCAGTCAGAGGACAAGCCGTGTTTCAAAGAAGAACCCCTGAATGATGGCCAGAACGGATCGCTTGCGGCTGAAATCAAAACAGAAACGGAACAATCCGACTACCCGGGTGTAAACGAACCCGTCCTGGAACCGGTCCTCCAGAACTCCTACTTCTCCTGCACGAATTTGCAGTTTCACCCCTCCCAGAGCGAGGCAGACTTCCCTGCAGCCCTgtgcaacaacaataacacCGCAGACACTCTGGACACGTTCGTGGAGCACTTTCCTTTTGAGGACGACGCGTGGAGACAGCAGAGCCGGGCGGACGAGCGTCACGTCTGCCTGTTGTGCGGAAAAAACTTCAACCGTCTCGCCAACCTGCGCATCCACCAACGCTGCCACACGGGCGAGAAGCCGTACATGTGCTCGCACTGCGGCCGCCGCTTCAGCCACAGTGGGAACCTGCAGAAGCACAAGCGTGTGCACACGGGCGAGAGGCCCTACCACTGTCCGCAGTGTAGCAAGAGCTTCTGCCAGTCCAGCCACCTCAAGAAGCACCAGATGGTCCACACGGGGCGACACGTCCCTATTCAGAGGAGAAACCTGGAACTCTGA
- the LOC124388561 gene encoding sulfotransferase 1 family member D1-like, with amino-acid sequence MAKTDEPISFNEAVNKVSNSIYRFPLVEVRGVPLRNWIAQNWSAVSAFRPDPSDLLISTYPKAGTTWVQEIVDLLLHNGDAEFCKRAPTAARIPFLEIHYPPPIPSGLDLLKTWKPPRVIKTHLPIQLVPEGFWENKCKVIYVARNAKDNVVSYYHFDQMNLIHPETGTWEEYVQKFMAGKLAWGSWYDHVKGYWKEREKRNILYIFFEDMKENPRREIVKIMRYLDLSVSDDIIDKIIKLTSFEVMKDNPMANYSSVPTIIFDQSISAFMRKGEVGDWTNYFTPAQTQIFDEDYARKMADVNIKFRTSI; translated from the exons ATGGCCAAGACGGATGAACCCATAAGTTTTAATGAAGCTGTAAACAAGGTTTCCAATTCAATCTATCGTTTTCCTCTGGTTGAGGTGCGAGGCGTACCGCTCAGGAACTGGATTGCTCAAAACTGGAGCGCTGTTTCCGCTTTCCGCCCGGATCCGTCCGATTTGCTCATCTCCACCTACCCTAAAGCAG GTACCACCTGGGTCCAAGAAATAGTGGATCTCCTGCTGCATAATGGAGATGCTGAGTTCTGTAAGCGAGCACCAACTGCTGCACGAATTCCATTTCTGGAGATCCATTATCCTCCCCCCATTCCGTCGG GCCTGGACCTTCTGAAAACATGGAAACCTCCCAGGGTCATCAAGACGCACTTACCCATACAGCTGGTGCCTGAAGGATTCTGGGAAAATAAGTGCAAG GTTATTTACGTGGCTCGAAATGCTAAAGACAATGTGGTCAGCTACTACCACTTTGACCAAATGAATCTGATTCATCCAGAGACGGGTACATGGGAAGAATATGTGCAGAAGTTCATGGCTGGAAAAT TGGCCTGGGGATCTTGGTACGACCATGTGAAAGGTTactggaaagaaagagagaagaggaacATCCTTTATATTTTCTTCGAGGATATGAAAGAG AACCCACGACGAGAAATAGTAAAGATCATGCGGTATCTGGACTTGTCGGTCTCCGACGACATCATCGACAAGATCATCAAGTTGACATCCTTTGAGGTCATGAAGGACAACCCGATGGCCAACTACTCGTCCGTCCCAACCATCATTTTTGACCAGTCCATTTCTGCTTTCATGAGAAAAG GAGAGGTTGGAGACTGGACCAATTACTTCACACCAGCTCAGACCCAGATATTTGACGAGGACTATGCCAGAAAAATGGCAGATGTAAACATTAAGTTTCGGACCAGCATATAA